The Streptomyces sp. TLI_105 DNA segment CAGCACGAACACCGGCGTGTGGAACGGCGGCTCGTCACCCCACCAGCCGCGCCACTCCTCGTCCTGCCAGGGCCCGCGCTGCGGGCCGAACTTGTTGCGGCCCATGATCTCGGCGCCGATGTTCCGCGAGAAGTCCCGCGTGAAGTAGTCGTCGAGGCCACGGCTGCCGCCGGGGTCGGTGCGGTTCGGCCAGCTCGCCGTGGCCCCCGCCCAGGAGAACATCTCCCCGGGATCCGCGTGCCCGAACGGCCGCTCCAGGCTCTGGCCCTCACCCGTACCGAATCCGTCGGACGAGACCATGAAGTTCTGGACTCTGAGCAACTGGCCCATGGTGGTACCTCCCGCGTGGTCGACAGAAAGACGACGAACAACCAGGAGACTCCCCGGGCGGGCAGAACTCATCGCACCCGCGCCACGAAGTCACGAAACGTCGCCCTCCAGCACCACCACGTCCTCCGCCCGGAACTCCACGCCCACCCCGGCGCCCTCCTCCGGCGCCTCCCGGAGCGGAAGCTCGGCCTCCAGGGCGGGCCCCTCGGCCGGACGGAGCCGTACGACGACCTGGCTGCCCCGGAAGGTCCGGGACTCCACCGTCCAGGCGGGACCGTCCTCCACGAGCCGCACCCCGCCCGGGCGGACGAGGAGCCGCCGCTCCCCCTCCGGCGAGCCGTCCGGGACCGGGACCTTCCCCCACACCGTCTGAGCGACCGTGCCGGTCACCCGCGCCGCCACCACGTTG contains these protein-coding regions:
- a CDS encoding dihydrofolate reductase family protein; this translates as MGQLLRVQNFMVSSDGFGTGEGQSLERPFGHADPGEMFSWAGATASWPNRTDPGGSRGLDDYFTRDFSRNIGAEIMGRNKFGPQRGPWQDEEWRGWWGDEPPFHTPVFVLTHHPRPSFTLSDTTFHFVDADPATALGMAREAARGKDVRLGGGATTIREFLDADLVDTLHVAVSPVKLGAGVKLWDSPDELLDRFHRDVVPSPSGKVTHHVYWRK